The proteins below are encoded in one region of Drosophila santomea strain STO CAGO 1482 chromosome 3R, Prin_Dsan_1.1, whole genome shotgun sequence:
- the LOC120452187 gene encoding enhancer of split m8 protein — protein MEYTTKTQIYQKVKKPMLERQRRARMNKCLDNLKTLVAELRGDDGILRMDKAEMLESAVIFMRQQKTTKKVAREEQSLPLDSFKNGYMNAVNEVSRVMASTPGMSVDLGKSVMTHLGRVYKNLQQFHEAQSATDFLQNSMDCSSMDKAPLSPASSGYHSDCDSPAPSPQPMQQPLWRPW, from the coding sequence atggAATACACCACCAAGACCCAGATCTACCAGAAGGTGAAGAAGCCAATGCTGGAACGCCAGCGACGTGCCCGCATGAACAAGTGCCTGGACAACCTGAAAACACTTGTCGCCGAGCTGCGCGGTGATGATGGCATCCTGCGCATGGACAAGGCCGAGATGCTCGAGTCAGCTGTGATCTTCATGCGCCAGCAAAAGACAACAAAGAAGGTGGCCCGGGAAGAGCAATCCCTCCCCCTGGACAGCTTCAAGAATGGCTACATGAATGCCGTCAACGAGGTGTCACGTGTCATGGCCTCCACACCTGGCATGAGCGTCGACCTGGGCAAATCGGTGATGACTCACCTGGGACGCGTCTACAAGAACCTGCAGCAGTTCCACGAAGCACAGTCCGCCACCGACTTCCTCCAGAACTCAATGGACTGCTCCTCAATGGACAAGGCTCCGCTCAGCCCCGCCTCCTCCGGATATCACAGCGACTGCGACAGCCCCGCCCCCTCGCCACAGCCCATGCAGCAGCCTTTGTGGCGCCCCTGGTAA
- the LOC120453954 gene encoding enhancer of split m7 protein, whose amino-acid sequence MATKYEMSKTYQYRKVMKPLLERKRRARINKCLDELKDLMAECVAQTGDAKFEKADILEVTVQHLRKLKESKKQVPANPEQSFRAGYIRAANEVSRALASLPRVDVAFGTTLMTHLGMRLNQLEQPMEQRQAVNTPLSIVCGSSSSSSSYSSASSCSSISPVSSGYASDNESLLQISSPGQVWRPW is encoded by the coding sequence aTGGCCACCAAATACGAGATGTCCAAAACCTATCAGTACCGCAAGGTGATGAAGCCTTTGCTGGAGCGGAAGCGTCGTGCCAGGATCAACAAGTGCCTGGACGAGCTCAAGGATCTGATGGCCGAGTGCGTCGCCCAGACTGGCGATGCCAAATTCGAAAAGGCCGACATTCTGGAAGTAACCGTGCAGCATCTCCGCAAGCTGAAAGAGTCTAAGAAGCAAGTTCCAGCCAATCCCGAGCAAAGTTTCCGTGCTGGATACATCCGGGCAGCCAACGAAGTGTCCCGCGCCCTGGCCTCCCTTCCCCGCGTGGATGTGGCTTTTGGCACCACACTGATGACCCATCTGGGCATGCGTCTTAACCAACTGGAGCAGCCCATGGAACAACGACAGGCCGTCAACACTCCGCTCAGTATCGTCTGCGGATCCAGCTCGAGCTCCAGCTCATACTCCAGtgccagctcctgctcctccatcAGTCCCGTTTCCAGTGGATATGCCAGCGACAACGAGTCCCTGCTCCAGATCAGCAGCCCCGGTCAGGTGTGGCGCCCCTGGTAA